Proteins from a genomic interval of Yarrowia lipolytica chromosome 1E, complete sequence:
- a CDS encoding uncharacterized protein (Compare to YALI0E05423g, some similarities with uniprot|Q8X014 Neurospora crassa B23D6.090): MKLLNIFTIATVASAMSLRRQEPISHVEPADTIFHIDPDLLQPHSSFSLSVKVPIPEGGAHYNRLQQRWYVHADPNARRDAESFFKKRSIGHIGEDIAAHGGLEGWTRDPTDVFKYLMRNDSSPIEAPSGFEEYKLVLTPSDVDMLDKALSSTPSLLYKGTAYRKLNVYDQQTGDVAASYRKVGWARIMVKKVPDEEPQVEGAWMVDDPTGLGVPGTVYHISDQESFRAMANADPDQSKAEMKLMKRALVDKPTSMLVWRESDAYTKDLESPTDYSFVTKEMTILSKRQSDIGGGGSSSGLALSSTIGDTSGCPNHKQIALIGAAADCNYMKDFNSTESVRANILANMNTISQLYEQSFNISLGLKALVLANSTDCPTTAVDSAPWNYECTATQPNAISDRLSAFSQWRGDRSSDGIAAWTLFTDCAQGSTVGLSWLGVLCGARASQQGNTWVAGTNVVAKTSLEWKVWAHELGHIFGAVHDCTSQTCSDGTVDKNDCCPMSTSACNANGQWIMNPASGQQETTFSECTKGNICAGIGRNSLNTSCLIDNTGGIKLLTENECGNGIVEEGEDCDCGGEEGCRGNTCCDPKTCKFRTGAVCDDANQACCNQCQFAPSTQECRSSKGPCDPAEFCTGNSSSCPPDLTTENGKSCEDPSRPGFGGLQCIAGLCTSRDLQCFTLMQNRTTLVGNTPANVTQACDQGRCSISCRDPNLPNVCFGSQYNFLDGTPCGRGGKCLRGQCSGNTNDYFRSWFDDAGGWISRNTGAFVGIIVGVVGGIIVLILIGCFRRWRHRKRAMPVYPVKNNYARRAPPPPPPMGGNRGPIGGAGGANMYPPPPPAQYPFKYESRQSQQYPSQDVYPPAAPPPSYSRQW, encoded by the coding sequence atgAAACTATTAAACATCTTCACGATCGCCACCGTGGCGTCGGCCATGTCGTTACGACGGCAGGAGCCAATATCGCATGTCGAGCCTGCAGACACAATTTTCCACATTGACCCGGATCTGCTGCAACCACACTCGTCCTTCTCCCTGTCCGTCAAAGTGCCCATTCCAGAGGGAGGCGCTCATTACAACCGACTACAGCAGCGGTGGTATGTGCACGCGGACCCCAATGCCCGCAGAGATGCAGAGAGCTTCTTCAAGAAACGCTCTATAGGCCATATTGGAGAAGATATTGCAGCCCATGGAGGGCTGGAGGGCTGGACAAGAGACCCCACAGACGTGTTCAAGTATCTGATGCGAAACGATTCGTCCCCCATCGAGGCTCCTTCCGGATTCGAGGAGTACAAGCTGGTCTTGACTCCTTCTGACGTGGACATGCTGGACAAAGCGCTGTCGTCTACTccctctcttctctacaAGGGAACCGCATACAGAAAGCTCAATGTGTACGATCAGCAGACCGGTGACGTGGCTGCCTCTTACAGAAAGGTTGGCTGGGCTCGTATCatggtcaagaaggtgcCTGATGAAGAGCCCCAGGTAGAGGGTGCTTGGATGGTGGACGACCCTACCGGGCTCGGCGTCCCTGGCACAGTCTACCACATTTCCGATCAGGAGTCATTCCGGGCCATGGCCAACGCCGATCCCGACCAGTCAAAAGCCGAGATGAAGCTCATGAAGCGAGCGCTGGTCGACAAGCCCACTTCCATGCTGGTGTGGAGAGAGTCCGATGCCTACACCAAGGACCTGGAGTCGCCTACCGACTACTCATttgtcaccaaggagatgaCTATCTTGTCCAAGCGACAGTCTGATatcggaggaggaggttctTCTTCAGGCCTGGCTCTTTCTTCCACCATCGGAGACACTTCTGGATGCCCCAACCACAAGCAGATTGCACTAATTGGCGCAGCTGCCGACTGTAACTACATGAAGGACTTCAACTCAACTGAGTCTGTGCGAGCCAACATTCTCGCCAACATGAACACCATCTCGCAGCTCTACGAGCAGTCGTTCAACATTTCTCTTGGTCTCAAGGCTCTTGTTCTGGCCAATTCCACCGACTGCCCCACCACTGCTGTTGATTCAGCTCCTTGGAACTACGAGTGTACTGCAACTCAGCCCAACGCCATTTCTGACCGTCTTTCTGCATTTTCTCAATGGAGAGGTGACCGATCCAGCGACGGAATTGCTGCCTGGACATTGTTCACCGACTGTGCTCAGGGCTCCACTGTCGGACTGTCTTGGCTTGGTGTGCTTTGTGGTGCTCGAGCTTCTCAGCAGGGTAACACCTGGGTGGCTGGCACGAACGTGGTGGCCAAGACTTCTCTGGAATGGAAAGTCTGGGCTCACGAGCTTGGTCATATCTTTGGGGCTGTCCACGATTGCACTTCTCAGACTTGTTCTGACGGTACAGTCGACAAGAATGACTGCTGTCCTATGTCAACCTCTGCCTGCAACGCCAACGGACAGTGGATCATGAATCCTGCTTCTGGCCAACAAGAAACTACCTTCTCCGAATGTACCAAGGGTAATATTTGTGCCGGTATTGGACGTAACTCACTTAACACTAGTTGTTTGATTGACAACACTGGTGGTATCAAGTTGCTGACCGAGAACGAGTGCGGTAATGGTATTGTcgaggagggagaggacTGTGActgtggtggagaagagggaTGCAGAGGCAACACCTGCTGCGATCCCAAGACGTGCAAATTCCGAactggagctgtttgtgaCGACGCCAACCAGGCCTGTTGTAACCAGTGCCAGTTTGCTCCCTCCACTCAGGAGTGTCGATCTTCCAAGGGTCCCTGTGATCCCGCCGAGTTCTGCACTGGTAACTCTTCTTCCTGCCCTCCTGATCTCACTACCGAGAATGGCAAATCATGCGAGGATCCCTCCCGACCCGGATTTGGAGGTCTTCAGTGCATTGCTGGTCTGTGCACGTCTCGAGATCTTCAGTGTTTCACTCTGATGCAAAACAGAACCACCCTTGTCGGCAACACTCCTGCCAACGTCACCCAAGCGTGTGATCAAGGCCGATGTTCCATTTCTTGCAGAGACCCCAACCTGCCCAATGTGTGTTTCGGTTCGCAGTACAATTTCCTTGACGGAACTCCCTGTGGTCGAGGCGGCAAGTGCCTACGAGGCCAGTGTTCGGGTAACACCAACGACTACTTTCGATCGTGGTTTGACGACGCGGGTGGCTGGATCAGCAGAAACACAGGTGCGTTTGTTGGTAtcattgttggtgtggttgGAGGTATCATTGTCTTGATCCTCATTGGATGTTTCCGACGATGGCGACACCGAAAGCGGGCCATGCCTGTTTACCCCGTCAAGAACAACTACGCCCGacgagctcctcctcctcctccgcccATGGGTGGCAACCGAGGACCTAtcggaggagctggaggagccaacatgtatcctcctcctccgcccGCTCAGTATCCTTTCAAATACGAGTCGCGCCAGTCTCAGCAGTACCCCAGCCAAGACGTTTATCCCCCCGctgctccacctccttccTATTCGAGACAGTGGTAA
- a CDS encoding uncharacterized protein (Compare to YALI0E05445g, weakly similar to DEHA0E02409g Debaryomyces hansenii,ancestral locus Anc_8.3) → MNAYPRVAIHFCTGCKWNLRAAWYLQELLSTFGNQLGEVALLPASSGTFVIELVTEEGAKPILLWDRKTNGGFPDSKDLKKLVRDVISPKQDLGHIDGHKGGEVEKKEEKQEKQKESDKKEDTNPSSSTPACTDCETGSCK, encoded by the exons ATGAATGCATACCCTCGAGTAGCTATTCATTTCTGCACGGGCTGCAAATGGAACCTTCGAGCGGCCTGGTATCTCCAGGAGCTCTTGTCTACATTTGGAAACCAACTAGGAGAGGTGGCTCTGTTGCCTGCTTCCAGCGGCACCTTTGTGATCGAGCTTGTaacagaagaaggagccaAGCCGATTCTTCTGTGGGACAGAAAAACCAACGGCGGATTCCCAG ACTCAAAGGATCTCAAGAAACTGGTCAGAGATGTGATTTCGCCGAAGCAGGATCTAGGACATATCGACGGACAtaaaggtggagaagtggaaaagaaggaggaaaagcAGGAGAAGCAAAAAGAATCTGATAAGAAGGAAGATACGAAcccctcttcctccactcCAGCTTGCACGGACTGCGAAACTGGTTCATGCAAGTAG
- a CDS encoding uncharacterized protein (Compare to YALI0E05467g, similar to uniprot|Q88LQ9 Pseudomonas putida PP1870 Thiopurine s-methyltransferase), translating into MKPEFWQDRWNKDQIGWHQKSANPHLVKYWPTLNISQGSTVIVPLCGKSLDMRWLEGLGYNVLGVELSEKACKQYFDQMELEPKVSKNASGKFTIYEAGNTQIWCGDLFDLDADDVKYVSALYDRASVIALPPDMRERYAAHLGALIPDPQGLIITLDYDQSKMNGPPHAVSDAEVQRLFGTNWKLTLLEEVDKKDMFKEEGIEPVERVYKLN; encoded by the coding sequence ATGAAACCCGAATTCTGGCAAGATCGATGGAACAAGGATCAGATTGGCTGGCACCAGAAGTCGGCCAACCCCCACCTCGTTAAGTACTGGCCCACCCTCAATATCTCGCAGGGATCGACTGTGATTGTGCCTCTCTGCGGCAAGTCTCTAGACATGCGATGGCTGGAGGGGCTCGGATACAACGTGCTGGGTGTGGAGCTGTCCGAAAAGGCCTGCAAGCAGTACTTTGACCAGATGGAGCTGGAACCCAAGGTGTCCAAGAACGCCAGTGGAAAGTTCACAATCTACGAGGCCGGAAACACCCAGATCTGGTGCGGTGACCTCTTTGATCTCGACGCAGACGATGTCAAGTACGTGTCTGCGCTCTACGACAGAGCCTCGGTGATTGCCCTGCCACCGGACATGCGAGAGCGATACGCCGCCCATCTGGGGGCTCTTATTCCCGACCCCCAGGGCCTGATCATCACCCTGGATTACGACCAATCGAAGATGAATGGTCCTCCCCATGCTGTTTCTGACGCCGAGGTCCAGCGCCTGTTTGGCACCAACTGGAAGCTCACtttgctggaggaggttgacaagaaggatatgttcaaggaggagggcatCGAGCCCGTTGAGCGAGTCTACAAGCTCAATTGA